The region CCGCCGGGCGATGCCAGCTGCAGCGCGTCGTGCCACGCACCGGGACGGCCGACGGCCTCGAAGATCAGCGGGCCCGAGGCGGGCGGGAGCGCCTCGGTCGCGGAGGCGCCGAGGGACTCCGCCTGCGCGCGGCGCTCCGGATGGCGGTCGACGACGGTGACGTCGCGGCCGTCGAGCACGAGCAGCCGCGCGAGCATCAGCCCGATCGTCCCGCCACCCAGGACCACCGCGACGCGCTCGCGGCCGCCGCGGCCGACCGCGTGGACGCAGGCCGCCAGCGGCTCGGCCATCGCCGCGGCGGCGAACGGGAGGCCGTCCGGGATCGGGTGCAGCGCCGCCGCGGGCGCCGCGATCCGCTCCGCGAAGCCGCCCATCACCCAGGTCATCGCGCGGCAGAGGTGGGTCGCTCCGGCCGAGCAACACGTACAGGAACCGCAGGGCACCGAGTCGCCGACCAGGACGCGCTCGCCGGTGTCGAACCGCTCGCCCGCGGTCTCGTGGCCGAAGCGCGCTGGGTAGGCGCCGAGCGTCGGGTGGCCGTGCTTCAACATCTTCAGGTCGGTCCCGCAGGTCGTCGCCGCCCGCACGCTCACCACGACCTCACCGACCGGCTCCGGGACGTCCTCGATCCGCAGGTCGTCCGGCCCGTACAACAACGCCGCGCGCATCAGGGCAACACCAACACCTTGATCGCCTCGCCGGTCCGGACCATCTCCAGCGCGCGCCCCGTCTCCTCCAACCCGACGCGATGCGTCACCCACGGCATCGGGTCGACGGCGCCGGACGCGAGCAGCTCATAGGCGTCGATCATGTCCCGCGCGCCCGCGGAGTACGACGCGATCACGTCGACCTCACGCCGGTACTGCGACACCGCGTCCAGCGACAAGGGCTTGCCCGGCGACGGCGTGGCGTACAACAACAGCACGCCGCCCGGGGCGACCGACGCGAACCCGTCGGTCACCGCCTCCGCCGCGCCGGAGGCCACGAACGCCACGTCGACCAGCTCGTTGCCGTGCCGCTCCGCGCCCGCGGCCAGCGCGTGCTCCATGCGGTCCGCGCGCGGCTCCCTGACCCACACCGCCTCGACCCCGCGCGCGTGCGCGGCGGCGATCGCCAGCAGCCCGGACGTCCCGGCGCCCAGCACCAGCAGCGAGTCGCCCGCCCGCAGCCCCGCGCGGTCCATCGCCCGCAGGACGCACGCCAGCGGCTCGACGAACGTCCCGCGCTCCTCGTCCAAGTCCTCCAACAACAGCAGCTCGCCGACCAGCTCGGCCGGGACCCGGACACGCTCCGCGAACCCGCCCGGCGCGATGTTGGTGGTCCTGAACGACTCGCACAGCGTCTCGTGCCCGCGCCGGCAGCGCCGGCACTCCCCGCACGGCGCGTGGTGATGGACGACAACGCGGTCGCCCACCGCAAGGCCTACAACTCCGGCGCCGACTTCCACAACTTCCCCGGTCAGCTCGTGCCCGAGGACCACCGGGACCTTCGGCGCCACCCACGCGTCGCTGATGTCCGACCCGCAGACGCCACAGGCCAGGACCCGGCAGACGACCTCGCCCGGCCCGGCGCTCGGCTCCGGATCGTCCTGCACGGCGACCTCCCGAACCCCGACCGAACGCGCGACCTTCATGACGCCAGCAGCTCCGCGACGGACTCGGCGCTCACCGGCGCGGCGATGCCGCGTTCGGTGACCAGGGCGGTGATCAGCGATGCGGGCGTCACGTCGAAGGCGGGGTTGATGACCGGCGTGCCGGGTGGCGCCACGCCGACACCCGCGAGGGTCAGGACCTCGTCGGCCGCGCGCTCCTCGATGACGATCGCGGCGCCGTCGGGGGTCGAGGCGTCGATCGTCGAGGTCGGCCCCGCGACCAGGAACGGCACCGACGCGGCCGCCGCCGCCAGCGCGTGCGAGTAGGTCCCGACCTTGTTGGCCGTGTCGCCGTTGGCGGCGACCCGGTCGCAGCCGACGATCACGGCGTCCGCAGCGCCGCGCGCCAGGAGCCCCGCCGCCGCCCCGTCCACGATCAGCGCGTGCGGGATCCCGAGGCGGTCCAGCTCCCATGCCGTCAACCGCGCGCCCTGCAGCAGCGGGCGCGTCTCGCACGCGATCACGCGGACGCCCTCGACCCGCTCGGCCAGCGTGATCGCCACGCCCAGCGCGCTCCCGCGCCCGCCGGTCGCCAGCGCGCCCGTGTTGCAGTGCGTCAGCAACGTCCGGACGCCTCGCTCCACCAGCCAGTCGGCGCCCAGCGCGCCCATCGCCAGCGACGCCGCGTCCTCCGCCGCGTGGATCTTCTGTGCCTCGCCCCGCGCGGCGCTCGCCAGCGTCGAGGGCCCGGCGCCCAGGCACGCCGCGCGCACGCGCTCGACGGCCCACGCCAGGTTCACCGCCGTCGGCCGCGACGCGATCAGCACGTCGCACGCCTCCTCCAGCGCGCCCAGCGACGGCCGCGCCGAAAGCTCCAAAGCGACCCCGTACGCCGCCGCGATCCCGATGTTCGGCGCACCCCGCACGGCCAGTCGCCCGATCGCCTCCGCGACGTCCGCCGCACCCGCCGGCGTCAGCCACACCTCGCTGCCCGGCAGCAGCGTCTGATCGAGCAGCGACAACCGCCGCCCGTCCCACCGGATCGCCTGGATCCCACCAACACCAATGGCCACGCCGCAGACACTAGCTCGCCCCGAGCGCCGCGCCCCGCCGCAACGATCCGTAGTGTTCAGGCGACCCGTGCTCAAGTCCCGCTTCGCGGCCGTCCTGGCCGCAACACTCCCCGTCCTCGCCGCCTCCGCCACCCAGGCGCAGGCCGCCGGCGATCCGATCCTGCCGCTCAACCAGGTCACCGCCGGGATGCACTGCACCGGCTACACGGTGATCCGCGGCCTGACCATCACGTCCTTC is a window of Conexibacter woesei Iso977N DNA encoding:
- a CDS encoding zinc-dependent alcohol dehydrogenase encodes the protein MRAALLYGPDDLRIEDVPEPVGEVVVSVRAATTCGTDLKMLKHGHPTLGAYPARFGHETAGERFDTGERVLVGDSVPCGSCTCCSAGATHLCRAMTWVMGGFAERIAAPAAALHPIPDGLPFAAAAMAEPLAACVHAVGRGGRERVAVVLGGGTIGLMLARLLVLDGRDVTVVDRHPERRAQAESLGASATEALPPASGPLIFEAVGRPGAWHDALQLASPGGRVVMVGGCPSGDVPLPAGRIHYDEVDVVGAFHHRPAEVDEALLLLSTGAVDHLAFAGPAVGLDGLHAALAAPPWGAEARKLVVDPTR
- a CDS encoding alcohol dehydrogenase catalytic domain-containing protein → MKVARSVGVREVAVQDDPEPSAGPGEVVCRVLACGVCGSDISDAWVAPKVPVVLGHELTGEVVEVGAGVVGLAVGDRVVVHHHAPCGECRRCRRGHETLCESFRTTNIAPGGFAERVRVPAELVGELLLLEDLDEERGTFVEPLACVLRAMDRAGLRAGDSLLVLGAGTSGLLAIAAAHARGVEAVWVREPRADRMEHALAAGAERHGNELVDVAFVASGAAEAVTDGFASVAPGGVLLLYATPSPGKPLSLDAVSQYRREVDVIASYSAGARDMIDAYELLASGAVDPMPWVTHRVGLEETGRALEMVRTGEAIKVLVLP
- the mtnA gene encoding S-methyl-5-thioribose-1-phosphate isomerase, whose protein sequence is MAIGVGGIQAIRWDGRRLSLLDQTLLPGSEVWLTPAGAADVAEAIGRLAVRGAPNIGIAAAYGVALELSARPSLGALEEACDVLIASRPTAVNLAWAVERVRAACLGAGPSTLASAARGEAQKIHAAEDAASLAMGALGADWLVERGVRTLLTHCNTGALATGGRGSALGVAITLAERVEGVRVIACETRPLLQGARLTAWELDRLGIPHALIVDGAAAGLLARGAADAVIVGCDRVAANGDTANKVGTYSHALAAAAASVPFLVAGPTSTIDASTPDGAAIVIEERAADEVLTLAGVGVAPPGTPVINPAFDVTPASLITALVTERGIAAPVSAESVAELLAS